Proteins co-encoded in one Plectropomus leopardus isolate mb chromosome 14, YSFRI_Pleo_2.0, whole genome shotgun sequence genomic window:
- the LOC121953504 gene encoding probable histone deacetylase 1-B isoform X1, whose product MALTSQGTKKKVCYYYDGDVGNYYYGQGHPMKPHRIRMTHNLLLNYGLYRKMEIYRPHKASGEEMTKYHSDDYIKFLRSIRPDNMSEYSKQMQRFNVGEDCPVFDGLFEFCQLSGGGSVAGAVKLNKQQTDIAINWAGGLHHAKKSEASGFCYVNDIVLAILELLKYHQRVLYIDIDIHHGDGVEEAFYTTDRVMTVSFHKYGEYFPGTGDLRDIGAGKGKYYAVNYPLRDGIDDESYEAIFKPIMAKVMEMYQPSAVVLQCGADSLSGDRLGCFNLTIKGHAKCVEYMKSFNLPLLMLGGGGYTIRNVARCWTYETAVALDTSIPNELPYNDYFEYFGPDFKLHISPSNMTNQNTNDYLEKIKQRLFENLRMLPHAPGVQMQAIPEDAVQEDSGDEEEDDPNKRISIRAHDKRIACEEEFSDSEDEGEGGRRNAASFKKAKRAKTEGEKEGEEKEKKGEEETKEVKEEDKAPEEEKMDTSKPKEESKTP is encoded by the exons TGGGAATTATTACTATGGTCAGGGCCATCCCATGAAGCCCCACAGAATCCGCATGACTCACAACCTGTTGCTCAACTATGGACTTTACAGAAAGATGGAGATATAT CGTCCACACAAAGCCAGTGGAGAGGAGATGACCAAGTATCACAGTGATGATTACATCAAATTCCTGCGCTCGATCCGGCCAGACAATATGTCAGAGTACAGCAAACAGATGCAGAGAT TTAATGTGGGAGAGGATTGTCCTGTGTTTGATGGGTTATTTGAATTCTGCCAGCTCTCAGGAGGGGGCTCCGTTG CCGGTGCGGTCAAGTTGAACAAACAGCAGACGGACATCGCTATCAACTGGGCTGGAGGCCTGCATCACGCCAAGAAGTCTGAGGCCTCTGGATTTTGCTATGTCAACGACATCGTACTGGCTATTCTGGAGTTACTGAA ATACCACCAGAGAGTTCTGTACATAGATATTGACATTCACCATGGGGACGGTGTAGAGGAGGCCTTCTACACCACAGACCGCGTCATGACAGTGTCCTTCCACAAGTATGGGGAGTACTTCCCTGGCACAGGCGACCTGAGA GACATTGGTGCTGGGAAGGGTAAATATTACGCCGTGAATTACCCGCTGAGGGATGGGATTGACGATGAGTCATATGAAGCCATATTCAAACCC ATCATGGCCAAGGTGATGGAGATGTACCAACCCAGCGCAGTGGTTCTGCAGTGTGGAGCTGATTCCCTGTCAGGAGACAGGCTCGGTTGCTTTAACCTCACCATTAAAG GGCATGCCAAGTGTGTGGAGTACATGAAGAGTTTCAACCTCCCCCTGCTAATGCTGGGCGGAGGAGGCTACACCATCCGTAACGTGGCACGCTGCTGGACATATGAGACCGCTGTAGCCCTTGATACCTCCATCCCCAACG AGCTCCCATACAACGACTACTTTGAGTACTTTGGACCAGACTTCAAGCTTCACATCAGCCCCTCCAACATGACCAATCAGAACACCAATGACTACCTGGAGAAGATCAA GCAGCGCTTGTTTGAGAACCTGCGTATGCTGCCCCACGCCCCGGGAGTTCAGATGCAGGCCATCCCTGAGGATGCGGTGCAGGAGGACAgtggagatgaggaggaggacgacCCCAACAAACGCATCTCCA TTCGGGCTCATGACAAGAGGATAGCGTGCGAGGAGGAGTTCTCTGACTCAGAGGATGAAGGTGAAGGAGGTCGCAGAAACGCCGCCAGCTTCAAGAAAGCCAAGCGAGCTAAAactgaaggagagaaagagggagaagaaaaggagaagaaaggTGAGGAGGAAACAAAAG AAGTCAAAGAAGAAGACAAGGCgccagaggaggagaaaatggaCACATCAAA GCCAAAAGAGGAGTCCAAAACACCGTGA
- the LOC121953504 gene encoding probable histone deacetylase 1-B isoform X2: MALTSQGTKKKVCYYYDGDVGNYYYGQGHPMKPHRIRMTHNLLLNYGLYRKMEIYRPHKASGEEMTKYHSDDYIKFLRSIRPDNMSEYSKQMQRFNVGEDCPVFDGLFEFCQLSGGGSVAGAVKLNKQQTDIAINWAGGLHHAKKSEASGFCYVNDIVLAILELLKYHQRVLYIDIDIHHGDGVEEAFYTTDRVMTVSFHKYGEYFPGTGDLRDIGAGKGKYYAVNYPLRDGIDDESYEAIFKPIMAKVMEMYQPSAVVLQCGADSLSGDRLGCFNLTIKGHAKCVEYMKSFNLPLLMLGGGGYTIRNVARCWTYETAVALDTSIPNELPYNDYFEYFGPDFKLHISPSNMTNQNTNDYLEKIKQRLFENLRMLPHAPGVQMQAIPEDAVQEDSGDEEEDDPNKRISIRAHDKRIACEEEFSDSEDEGEGGRRNAASFKKAKRAKTEGEKEGEEKEKKEVKEEDKAPEEEKMDTSKPKEESKTP; this comes from the exons TGGGAATTATTACTATGGTCAGGGCCATCCCATGAAGCCCCACAGAATCCGCATGACTCACAACCTGTTGCTCAACTATGGACTTTACAGAAAGATGGAGATATAT CGTCCACACAAAGCCAGTGGAGAGGAGATGACCAAGTATCACAGTGATGATTACATCAAATTCCTGCGCTCGATCCGGCCAGACAATATGTCAGAGTACAGCAAACAGATGCAGAGAT TTAATGTGGGAGAGGATTGTCCTGTGTTTGATGGGTTATTTGAATTCTGCCAGCTCTCAGGAGGGGGCTCCGTTG CCGGTGCGGTCAAGTTGAACAAACAGCAGACGGACATCGCTATCAACTGGGCTGGAGGCCTGCATCACGCCAAGAAGTCTGAGGCCTCTGGATTTTGCTATGTCAACGACATCGTACTGGCTATTCTGGAGTTACTGAA ATACCACCAGAGAGTTCTGTACATAGATATTGACATTCACCATGGGGACGGTGTAGAGGAGGCCTTCTACACCACAGACCGCGTCATGACAGTGTCCTTCCACAAGTATGGGGAGTACTTCCCTGGCACAGGCGACCTGAGA GACATTGGTGCTGGGAAGGGTAAATATTACGCCGTGAATTACCCGCTGAGGGATGGGATTGACGATGAGTCATATGAAGCCATATTCAAACCC ATCATGGCCAAGGTGATGGAGATGTACCAACCCAGCGCAGTGGTTCTGCAGTGTGGAGCTGATTCCCTGTCAGGAGACAGGCTCGGTTGCTTTAACCTCACCATTAAAG GGCATGCCAAGTGTGTGGAGTACATGAAGAGTTTCAACCTCCCCCTGCTAATGCTGGGCGGAGGAGGCTACACCATCCGTAACGTGGCACGCTGCTGGACATATGAGACCGCTGTAGCCCTTGATACCTCCATCCCCAACG AGCTCCCATACAACGACTACTTTGAGTACTTTGGACCAGACTTCAAGCTTCACATCAGCCCCTCCAACATGACCAATCAGAACACCAATGACTACCTGGAGAAGATCAA GCAGCGCTTGTTTGAGAACCTGCGTATGCTGCCCCACGCCCCGGGAGTTCAGATGCAGGCCATCCCTGAGGATGCGGTGCAGGAGGACAgtggagatgaggaggaggacgacCCCAACAAACGCATCTCCA TTCGGGCTCATGACAAGAGGATAGCGTGCGAGGAGGAGTTCTCTGACTCAGAGGATGAAGGTGAAGGAGGTCGCAGAAACGCCGCCAGCTTCAAGAAAGCCAAGCGAGCTAAAactgaaggagagaaagagggagaagaaaaggagaagaaag AAGTCAAAGAAGAAGACAAGGCgccagaggaggagaaaatggaCACATCAAA GCCAAAAGAGGAGTCCAAAACACCGTGA
- the tmem54a gene encoding transmembrane protein 54a — MVNLGVCCANLKDNKALMKMGLGLVLVGHVNFLLGALVHGAVLRHINVHTLARTMVYAISNVIAIVAGLVGIIGGITAIVLSKNKRNRILQWVLLVFSLVTALLAVASTVGLSVSMVKAIINKGHGLLRHCKSFSEDVGSSSITYECPFDPTRIYATMIILWILLIFMSIVETVFSFRCFAACTSFLYLCPCRRRPTRAKRVRIQRVSEIPPSPPAQDPESDAGSEPAEQEELLDTVVEQSDWL, encoded by the exons ATGGTGAACTTAG GAGTATGTTGTGCCAACCTCAAGGACAACAAAGCCCTGATGAAGATGGGGCTGGGGCTGGTGCTGGTGGGTCATGTAAACTTTCTACTTGGAGCGTTGGTGCACGGCGCCGTGCTCAGGCACATCAACGTGCACACTTTGGCCCGCACCATGGTGTACGCCATCTCTAATGTCATTGCTATTGTGGCAGGCTTGGTG GGAATTATTGGTGGAATAACTGCCATTGTCCTGtccaaaaacaagagaaacagGATCCTG CAGTGGGTCTTGTTGGTCTTCAGCCTCGTTACCGCTCTCCTGGCGGTCGCCTCCACCGTGGGCTTGTCGGTGTCTATGGTGAAAGCCATTATTAACAAAGGGCATGGTCTGCTAAGACACTGCAAGAGTTTTTCGGAAGATGTTGGCTCCTCCAGCATCACATACGAATGCCCCTTTGACCCCACACGTATCTAT GCAACCATGATCATTTTGTGGATACTTCTCATCTTCATGTCCATAGTGGAAACAGTGTTCTCGTTCCGCTGCTTTGCTGCCTGTACTTCGTTTCTTTATCTGTGTCCGTGCAGGAGGAGGCCGACCCGGGCCAAGAGG GTTCGTATCCAGAGAGTCTCTGAAATTCCACCATCGCCCCCGGCACAAGATCCAGAGAGCGATGCAGGATCTGAGCCtgcagagcaggaggagctgctggacaCGGTGGTGGAGCAGAGCGACTGGCTCTGA